A window from Agelaius phoeniceus isolate bAgePho1 chromosome 13, bAgePho1.hap1, whole genome shotgun sequence encodes these proteins:
- the TLNRD1 gene encoding talin rod domain-containing protein 1 yields MASGGSGKSSSEVSGGGIPSSSSLQRKKLISICDHCKIKMQLVADLLLLSSETRPVNTESLSVFGESFEKCRDTIIARTKGLSILTHDVQSQLNMGRFGEVGESLMEMGELVVSLTECSAHAAYLAAVETPGAQPAMPGLVDRYKVTRCRHEVEHGCGVLKTTPLADMSPQLLLEVSQNMSKNLKFLTDACVLASEKSKDKFAKEQFKLSVKCMSTSASALLACVKEVKTSPSELTRNRCVLFSGPLVQSVYALVGFATEPQFLGKAATINPEGKAVQTAILGGAMSVVSACVLLTQCLRDIAQHPESSTKMSDYRERLRNSACAVSDGCNLLSQALRERSSPRTLPPVNSNSVN; encoded by the coding sequence ATGGCTAGCGGTGGCTCCGGCAAGTCCAGCAGCGAGGTCTCCGGCGGCggcatccccagcagcagctccctgcagaggaaGAAGCTCATCTCTATCTGCGACCACTGCAAGATCAAGATGCAACTGGTGGCCGATCTGCTTCTGCTGTCGAGCGAGACCAGGCCGGTGAACACCGAGAGTCTGTCTGTCTTCGGTGAGTCCTTTGAGAAGTGCAGGGACACGATCATTGCCAGGACCAAAGGACTCTCCATCTTGACCCATGACGTCCAGAGCCAGCTCAACATGGGACGCTTCGGGGAGGTGGGAGAAAGCCTGATGGAGATGGGGGAGCTGGTGGTCTCCCTGACCGAGTGCTCTGCCCATGCTGCCTACCTGGCTGCAGTGGAGACTCCGGGGGCCCAGCCTGCCATGCCTGGCTTGGTGGATCGCTACAAGGTGACCCGATGTAGGCATGAGGTGGAGCACGGCTGCGGGGTCTTGAAGACCACCCCTTTGGCAGATAtgagccctcagctcctgctggaggtTTCTCAGAACATGTCCAAGAACTTGAAATTCCTGACAGACGCCTGCGTGCTGGCCAGTGAGAAATCCAAGGATAAATTTGCTAAGGAGCAGTTCAAACTCAGCGTCAAATGTATGAGCACCAGCGCCTCTGCCCTCTTGGCCTGTGTCAAGGAGGTCAAGACCTCGCCCAGCGAGCTGACCAGGAACCGGTGCGTCTTGTTCAGTGGACCTTTGGTGCAGTCTGTCTATGCTCTGGTGGGCTTTGCCACTGAGCCCCAGTTTTTGGGTAAAGCTGCCACCATTAATCCAGAGGGCAAAGCTGTGCAAACTGCCATCCTAGGAGGAGCCATGAGTGTGGTATCTGCTTGTGTGCTCCTGACCCAATGCCTCAGGGATATAGCCCAACACCCCGAAAGTAGCACCAAAATGAGCGATTACAGGGAACGGTTGAGGAACTCAGCTTGCGCCGTCTCGGATGGCTGCAACCTGCTATCTCAGGCACTAAGAGAAAGATCTTCACCCAGGACTTTACCGCCAGTGAACTCCAATTCTGTGAATTAA
- the MESD gene encoding LRP chaperone MESD, with the protein MREPGPPSRERQKMAAAAGWALLALALCLSAAAATGGSEGKRPPKKKDIRDYNDADMARLLEQWEKDDDIEEGDLPEHKRPPAPIDFSKIDPGKPESILKLTKKGKTLMMFVTVSGDPTEKETEEITSLWQGSLFNANYDVQRFIVGSNRAIFMLRDGGYAWEIKDFLISQERCADVTLEGQVYPGKGADGNEKVKNKTKPEKAKKKKDTEKKSNGVKEDNRATNQREEL; encoded by the exons ATGAGGGAGCCGGGGCCGCCTTCCCGGGAGCGGCAGAAgatggcggcggccgcgggctGGGCGCTGCTGGCCCTGGCGCTGTGTCTGAGCGCGGCGGCCGCGACCGGCGGCTCCGAGGGGAAGCGGCCGCCCAAGAAGAAGGACATTCGGGACTACAACGACGCGGACATGGCCCggctgctggagcagtgggAG aaagaTGATGACATTGAAGAGGGAGATCTCCCTGAACACAAGAGGCCTCCAGCACCTATAGATTTCTCAAAAATAGATCCAGGCAAGCCTGAAAGCATCCTGAAGCTGACAAAGAAGGGGAAGACTTTGATGATGTTTGTCACAGTGTCAGGAGATCCAACagaaaaggagacagaagaAATCACCAGCTTGTGGCAGGGCAGCCTCTTCAACGCAAACTACGACGTGCAAAG GTTTATTGTTGGCTCCAACCGCGCCATCTTCATGCTGCGGGATGGTGGCTATGCCTGGGAGATCAAAGACTTCCTGATCAGTCAGGAAAGGTGTGCAGATGTTACTCTGGAAGGTCAGGTCTATCCTGGCAAAGGAGCAGATGGAAATGagaaagtgaaaaacaaaacaaaacctgaaaaagcaaagaagaaaaaagacacAGAGAAGAAATCCAACGGCGTCAAAGAGGACAACCGAGCAACCAACCAGAGAGAGGAGCTATGA